The genomic interval CCGCCGCGAGTTTGACATCCGCTTTGCAGTGCGCGACAAAAGCGACTGCGGTTTGAGCCGAACCGATACGATTCTGGTGCAAATGCGATACACGGCCGAGTTTGACCTGCGCAATTTTCAGCCTGCCAACGTATTCACGCCAAACGGAGACGGCATTAACGATACGTTCCGAATTCCGAACTGGCCGCCTGAAAATTGTCAAAATGAGTTTCTGAAAATTGAAATTTATAATCGCTGGGGTAGGTTGGTTTTTCAAAGCAACCAAAAAGATTTTGAATGGGACGGCAAGGGATTTCCCTCAGGGGTTTATTACTACACCATTTTCTTTACCAACGGCAATTTCAAGGGTACAGTAACCAAGGTTGATGAAATGTAGCCCTGTCTCACTATTTTTGCTTATGAAGTTTGTTTATTTTTTTATCACCGTAAGTGTGGCTGTCGTATTGCAGCAACCTGTTCCGGCGCAAGTTTTGCGCAACCGTGCCGACAGTTTGGAACATTTCATCTGGCAGGCTGCATGGGAGCAACGACAAGCAGCAGAAAAAGCACTTACATTACTTCAAAACAAGGATAACCTGTTGCCTTTCAAAGACTTGGAAGATTTTAGTTTTGCTGCAATCTCTGTCAGCGATGGCCCTATGCTATCCGACTTTGGCAACACTTTGCAACTTTATGCACCCGTAAAGTTATTTTCGGCACGCCGCAACCTGACACGCCAAGCCGCCGATGAGTTGCTGGCAAAGATGAAGCCTTTCAACGTGGTTATTATTGGCTTGCACGGCAAACCCGACCTGTTGCAGGATTCGCGCACCATAGAGTCGGAGGTTGCCTATCTTATCAATCAGTTAGACCGTAAAACCAAAGTGGTGCTGGCCGTATTTGGCAGCCCGATTCAGCTTTTGCAGATAGACCGTTTAGACCGCATAGAGGCAGTTACGCTCACCTACGATGATACGCAAGATTCGCAGGAGCTGATGGCACAGGCTATTTTCGGAGCGATTGGTTTTCAGGGAAAATTGCCTTTTCATCTGCCCCCGATTTTTGACAAAGATACAGGTGTGCCAACGCAGGCATTAGGCCGAATGAAATTTACTTGGCCTGAAGAACTTGGTCTTTCCCGCCTGCAATTGCGCCCGACGGATTCCATTGCACGGCTGGCAGTAGAAAAGCAGGCCACACCGGGCTGCGTAGTGCTGGCAGCTAAAAACGGGAAAGTTTTTTACTACAAAGCCTTTGGTTATCAGACTTTTGACTCTTTGTTGCCCGTGCAGAAAAACCATGTGTACGACCTCGCCTCCATCACCAAAATAAGCACTTCGGTAGCTGCATTGATGAAATTGTACGAAGCCAAGAAAATAGATATTGAAAAGCCTTTTTCGCGTTACGAGAGGTCGTGGGCTAAGACCAATAAAAAAAATCTGACGTTGAAAGAGATTTTGACCCATCAGGCAGGTTTAAAAGCATGGATTCCGTTTTGGCAAAATACCCGCCAGCCCGATGGTACATTGCGTGCCACAGTTTTCAACAAAGATTCTACCCGCACCTACTCATTGAAAGTTGCCGATAAACTTTACATCAACCACAACTATGTGGACAGCATATTGCTGCAAATCAGGGATTCACCATTGGGCAAACGCGGCGAATACGTGTACAGTGACCTCTCTTACTACTATTACCCGCGTATGGTACGGCGTCTTTCAGGGAAAGACTTTGATGATTTTCTGGATGCCAATTTTTATAGGCCTTTGGGGGCATCAACGCTGACTTTCAACCCGTTATACAAAGGCATTGCGCTGCGCAACATCGTTCCGACCGAATTGGATACAGTCTTTCGCAAGCAATTGCTGCACGGAACTGTTCACGATGAAGGCGCTGCTATGATGGGAGGAGTTTCCGGTCATGCGGGTTTATTCGGCAACGCGGCAGACCTTGCCAAACTCATGCAAATGTACCTGAACAAAGGCTTCTATGCCGGCAGGCAATATATCAAGCCCGAAGTAGTTGAGTATTTTACGCGCTGCCACTCCTGCAATGGTAAAGACCCTGCCAAAGCCAACCCGCGGGGCATCGGTTTTGACAAGTTGCGTGGTAATAATACAGCTCCATCCGTTTCCGAACAGAGTTTCGGGCACTCCGGTTTTACAGGTACCTTTACTTGGGCAGACCCGAACAACGGCTTGTTGTATGTATTCCTTTCCAATCGGGTATATCCTACGCGCAACAACAATCGCCTTTCCGATTTAAGTATTCGGAGCAACGTGTTAGAGTCTTTTTACCAACTGTTTCAGAGCAGCCGATAGTTCGGGCTGTGTATAAGGTTTATGTTTGTTTGGCTACCTTTACGGCTGCAATTAACATGCTGTGCAAATTATTAAGTTAAGCGAGTGAGCATTTAACCATTGTTAGGGTCTTGCGACCGCTAACAGGCTTTCGTGAATCCCTAACAGCGGTCGTTAGACCCTGTGAGCGGATTGAGATAAGTTCAATTTAAACTGCTTACTTAGCGATAGTCAATACTTCAGGTTTGGCAGGTTTACAATGTCTGTCAAGTTTGGTTAGATAATCAAATATGGAGCAACCAACTGATAATCAGGAACAATGGACGGAAATTATCCGCCCTGAAACCCCTTGGTGGGACTTAAAATTAGGTGAGTTGTATCGCTATCGCGACTTGGTGCGCATCTTCGTTTGGCGCGATTTTGTGGCCGCCTACAAGCAAACCTTGCTTGGCCCCATGTGGCATTTTATCAACCCGTTTGCCAGTACCATCATCAATACAATCGTGTTTGGTGCTATTGCACAGATTCCGATGGAAGGTGTTCCGCCGTTTCTGTTCCAATTCACCAGCATGATGATGTGGAGCTATTTCACGCGCTGTTTCAATGCTGCTCAAAATACTTTTTTAGGGAATGCGGGCATTTTTAGCAAGGTGTACTTCCCTCGTTTGGCAGTTCCTGTGTCTGGGGCTATCTCTGCATTGTTGCAGTTTGGGATTCTGTTTATTTTTTACCTGTTGAGCTTGGGCTGGTACATTTGGCGCGGCGAACAAGTAAGTGTGGATATAAGTATGCTGGTGTTCTTCCCGATAGCTATGCTGTGCTTGGCATTGTCGGGCATGGGGCTGGGAGCAATTGTAGCGGCACTCACAACCAAGTATCGCGATTTAAACCTGTTCGTCGGCTATGGCCTCTCATTGCTGATGTACGGTTCTGCGGTAGTATATCCTTTGTCCGCCTTGCCGGAATCAATTAAGAAATATGCCTTATTTAACCCATTGATTCCTATCATGGAACTTGGACGAAGTGGTCTTTTAGGGGTAGGCAATCCTTCGGCAGTCAGCATATTCATTAGCCTTGGTGTTTCGGTACTGGTGTTTTTGGTGGGAGTAGCCATGTTCAATCGTGCGGAACGCACTTTCATTGATAGCGTGTGAGTTGGGAAGTGCGTTTCTATACCTCACAAGATATCCACTTGTGGGACAGTCAAGTTGCCCGGTGTAAGAACGCAACCTTTATGCACCGGCGTAGCTACATGGACTATCACGCCGACCGCTTTACCGATGCTTCCTTAATGATTTTCTATCGGCGTAAACTGTTTGCTTTGCTGCCGGCTAATTGTGAGGGCAGTACCTTGGTTTCTCATCGCGGGCTTAGTTACGGCGGTTTATTGCTGGATGGGCAGGCAACCGTAGCAAGAGTAGGGGAGTGCTGGCACTCTATTATCTCATTCCTTTTACAGCAAGGATATAAACAGTTGATATACAAGGTTTTACCGTCTTTCTATCATCGCCTGCCTGCTTTTGAAGACGTGTTTTGGTTACGTTGGTATTGGCAAGCTGCACAAATACAAACAGACATGGGAGCAGTGGCAGAATTGACCGCTTCCCTGCAATTTTCAACAGGCAAAAAGCGGCACATAGCCAAGGCAAAGCAACATCACTTGCAAATCAGAAGTGATGTTGCTGATGTACCTGTTTTTTGGGAACAGATACTCACACCTAATTTGCAAAAGCGGCATGGAGTTTTGCCCGTACATCAGCTCGCCGAAATACAATTGCTAATGAGCCGATTTCCCGATAATATCCAATTTTATGGCGTATATCAGGGTTGTGAACTTGTGGGAGGCACAGTATTGTTCCTTGCTGACAATGCAGTGCACGCGCAGTACATTGCGGCTAATGCCACGGGGAAAGAACTGTCAGCATTAGACTTGTTATTCAGCGAGTTACTGCAACATTTCAAGACCACTCACCGCTATTTCAGTTTTGGGATTTCTACCTATAACAAAGGGCAAGCCCTCAATGAAGGACTTGCCCGATGGAAGGAAGAGTTTGGCGCTCGCACATGGCCGCACGAAACGCTGTTATTGCAATTATCCAAGTCTTGAAATCAGGTCAGCAGTACGTGCAGAGTAACCCGCTTCATTGTCATACCAGCCTACCACTTTCACTAATGTGCCATTGGCAGAGGTCAGTTCCGCATCAAAAATACAAGAGTGCGGATTACCGATGATATCTGCTGAGACAATAGGTTCTTCGCAGAATTCCAAAATGCCTTTCAATGGGCCGTTAGCGGCGGCTTTCATTGCCTCATTGATTTCTTTGGCAGTAGCTTCTTTTTTGAGGATAACGGTCAAGTCGGTAAGAGAGCCATCAGGAACAGGCACGCGCATGGCCGAACCGTCTAATTTGCCTTTCAGGTGAGGCAGTACCAAACCCACGGCTTTTGCGGCACCTGTGGAAGTTGGCACAATAGACACAGCAGCTGCACGAGCGCGGCGCAAGTCTTTGTGTGGGCCGTCTTGCAGATTTTGGTCTTGTGTATAGGCGTGAACAGTGGTCATGTAGCCTTTTTCAATACCAAAATTATCGTCCAAAACCTTTGCCATTGGTGCAAGGCAGTTGGTTGTACAAGATGCATTGGAGATAATTTTGTCGTCTGCGGTAAGTTTGTCATCATTTACGCCCAGCACGACGGTTTTGATATCGTCTCCTTTGGCAGGGGCAGAGATAACCACGCGCTTTGCTCCGGCAGTCAGGTGTTTGCCTGCACCTGCGCTGTCCACAAAACGACCGGTTGATTCCAGCACCACATCAATATTATGAGCAGCCCAAGGTAAATTGGCGGGGTCTTTTTCAGCCAGAATCTTGATAGAATGGCCATTAACAACAATGGCGCCGTCGGCTACGGCCACCGTGCCGTTAAATTTGCCGTGAATAGAGTCATATTTTAACAGATGAGCCAGTGTAGCAGCATCGGTCAGGTCATTGATTGCTACAACTTCTACGTTTGATTTTTCCAGCAAACGCTTGAAAGTCAGGCGGCCAATACGCCCGAATCCGTTAATGGCGACTTTGATTTTTCCCATAATCCGGTTTGTCAGTATTTGATAGGTTTATAATGGCTACAAATTTAAACATCTCAGGCAGATTTGGAAGAATTTGTCGGAATGAATTATTTTTTATCTGACAATCAGCATATTGCATTTTTATTAAAAAAATCTTGCGTTGAAGTATTGCAAGTTTGAATGTGGCTTTGCAACTTTGCACCACGATTCGCACAGAGGGATGGCTGAGCGGTCGAAAGCGGCGGTCTTGAAAACCGTTGTAGGGCAACCTACCGGGGGTTCGAATCCCTCTCCCTCTGCCAAGTGCCTCAGAATTGTTTCTGAGGCACTTTTTTTTATTCATGTAAATCTGCCTAACTTTACGTAATTAAAGGTAGGTGATGCAGGATGTTTGATAACAGAGTAATAATCCGTACTTACACATGAATTTTCTGGACAGGCTCTCATTTGCACAGAAAGTTGCCCTTGTGGTATCTTCAGTGTTAGCTGGTTTTCTTATAATTACGGCTGTCGGTTTCTATGTGTATCAACGTCAAATTATTTTGACAAGCAACGAAGACCGTTTAGAGAGTCAGGTAGAAGACCTGCATCATATGTTCATGATTCACCATCAGGAACAAGTCAAGCGGCTGGCAAGGATACAAGAAGCCGCTTTTAATTTTTTAAAAGTTAATAGTCAGTCTTTGGATTATGATGTTTCCGTAAGTGCAAGCAACATATTAGACAATAACAAGGTTGAGATAACGTTTCGTCCTTATCAGCTGCGCGAATTATATAAATTAGTGGTTGGCCAGCGGATGCGCTTACAGGCATTTCAGAAAGTAGATGGCGGGTATATCAACATTACCAATGAGGTTGCCGGCTTGAATTTTGACAAATATATTTTCATACCAAATAACCAAGCCCCCTTTACTTACGAAGCCGATACACAGATTAAAGAAACTGTCCGATTTGACAGTTTAGACGTGGTAATGGTGCGCTACATACCTTGCCGTCTGGGGCTTACCGATTACGGTTTTCTGAAATTGGAAGTTGTTACAGACTTTAGCGGGCTGTATCAATTGCTGCAAACCAAAAAGTATTACTCTACCGGCTACCCCTACATTATTAACAATGAGGGGACCATCATTTTTCACCCGAATAAAGAATTTTTGATGCAGAATGCCGCATCAGACCCTGATTATGAGGTCTTTTTTAGCAAGATGCGTGCTACGAAGAAAGGTCATCAGGAGTTGGTGAGCAAGCAGTCAAAAGTGGATAAAATACACTTCTATTACTTTATAGAGCCCTATCAGATTTTTCTTGTGATAGTCGTTTCCAAGTCGGAAATGCTCGACCAGCTATTGTCGCAAATTATCCAGTTTATTGCTTTGGTTTTTGGTTTGCTTGTAGTGGTCAATGTTGCTATTTCATACAACTTTGTAAACCGATTGTTGAGGCCTGTAAAAAATATTCTTTATTCGCTCAACGAGATGAGCCGAGGCAACTTTCAGAAGTTGGAAGATACCTCGCGCAGAGACGAAGTGGGCGAACTTACCCAATCTCTTAACAAAGCCATTGAAGGTTTGGAGAGAGCTACCTTATTTGCTACCGACATCGGGCAGCAGCACTATGACACACATTTTGAGCCACTCAGCAAAGATGATAAATTGGGCAATGCCTTGCTGACCATGCGCGATGCACTCAAAGCAAGTGCCGAGCACGAAGCCGAACGGCGGATGATGAGTGAGGCCTTGGCTAATTTTTCTGACCTGATACGCAATGCAGGCACCGATTTGAATG from Rhodoflexus caldus carries:
- a CDS encoding serine hydrolase domain-containing protein, with the protein product MKFVYFFITVSVAVVLQQPVPAQVLRNRADSLEHFIWQAAWEQRQAAEKALTLLQNKDNLLPFKDLEDFSFAAISVSDGPMLSDFGNTLQLYAPVKLFSARRNLTRQAADELLAKMKPFNVVIIGLHGKPDLLQDSRTIESEVAYLINQLDRKTKVVLAVFGSPIQLLQIDRLDRIEAVTLTYDDTQDSQELMAQAIFGAIGFQGKLPFHLPPIFDKDTGVPTQALGRMKFTWPEELGLSRLQLRPTDSIARLAVEKQATPGCVVLAAKNGKVFYYKAFGYQTFDSLLPVQKNHVYDLASITKISTSVAALMKLYEAKKIDIEKPFSRYERSWAKTNKKNLTLKEILTHQAGLKAWIPFWQNTRQPDGTLRATVFNKDSTRTYSLKVADKLYINHNYVDSILLQIRDSPLGKRGEYVYSDLSYYYYPRMVRRLSGKDFDDFLDANFYRPLGASTLTFNPLYKGIALRNIVPTELDTVFRKQLLHGTVHDEGAAMMGGVSGHAGLFGNAADLAKLMQMYLNKGFYAGRQYIKPEVVEYFTRCHSCNGKDPAKANPRGIGFDKLRGNNTAPSVSEQSFGHSGFTGTFTWADPNNGLLYVFLSNRVYPTRNNNRLSDLSIRSNVLESFYQLFQSSR
- a CDS encoding ABC transporter permease; the encoded protein is MEQPTDNQEQWTEIIRPETPWWDLKLGELYRYRDLVRIFVWRDFVAAYKQTLLGPMWHFINPFASTIINTIVFGAIAQIPMEGVPPFLFQFTSMMMWSYFTRCFNAAQNTFLGNAGIFSKVYFPRLAVPVSGAISALLQFGILFIFYLLSLGWYIWRGEQVSVDISMLVFFPIAMLCLALSGMGLGAIVAALTTKYRDLNLFVGYGLSLLMYGSAVVYPLSALPESIKKYALFNPLIPIMELGRSGLLGVGNPSAVSIFISLGVSVLVFLVGVAMFNRAERTFIDSV
- a CDS encoding GNAT family N-acetyltransferase — protein: MHRRSYMDYHADRFTDASLMIFYRRKLFALLPANCEGSTLVSHRGLSYGGLLLDGQATVARVGECWHSIISFLLQQGYKQLIYKVLPSFYHRLPAFEDVFWLRWYWQAAQIQTDMGAVAELTASLQFSTGKKRHIAKAKQHHLQIRSDVADVPVFWEQILTPNLQKRHGVLPVHQLAEIQLLMSRFPDNIQFYGVYQGCELVGGTVLFLADNAVHAQYIAANATGKELSALDLLFSELLQHFKTTHRYFSFGISTYNKGQALNEGLARWKEEFGARTWPHETLLLQLSKS
- the gap gene encoding type I glyceraldehyde-3-phosphate dehydrogenase, with product MGKIKVAINGFGRIGRLTFKRLLEKSNVEVVAINDLTDAATLAHLLKYDSIHGKFNGTVAVADGAIVVNGHSIKILAEKDPANLPWAAHNIDVVLESTGRFVDSAGAGKHLTAGAKRVVISAPAKGDDIKTVVLGVNDDKLTADDKIISNASCTTNCLAPMAKVLDDNFGIEKGYMTTVHAYTQDQNLQDGPHKDLRRARAAAVSIVPTSTGAAKAVGLVLPHLKGKLDGSAMRVPVPDGSLTDLTVILKKEATAKEINEAMKAAANGPLKGILEFCEEPIVSADIIGNPHSCIFDAELTSANGTLVKVVGWYDNEAGYSARTADLISRLG
- a CDS encoding GAF domain-containing protein, producing the protein MNFLDRLSFAQKVALVVSSVLAGFLIITAVGFYVYQRQIILTSNEDRLESQVEDLHHMFMIHHQEQVKRLARIQEAAFNFLKVNSQSLDYDVSVSASNILDNNKVEITFRPYQLRELYKLVVGQRMRLQAFQKVDGGYINITNEVAGLNFDKYIFIPNNQAPFTYEADTQIKETVRFDSLDVVMVRYIPCRLGLTDYGFLKLEVVTDFSGLYQLLQTKKYYSTGYPYIINNEGTIIFHPNKEFLMQNAASDPDYEVFFSKMRATKKGHQELVSKQSKVDKIHFYYFIEPYQIFLVIVVSKSEMLDQLLSQIIQFIALVFGLLVVVNVAISYNFVNRLLRPVKNILYSLNEMSRGNFQKLEDTSRRDEVGELTQSLNKAIEGLERATLFATDIGQQHYDTHFEPLSKDDKLGNALLTMRDALKASAEHEAERRMMSEALANFSDLIRNAGTDLNVLCRQTLSELVNFLNAQQGCLYLAEHDELMEQARLSLVATFAYGRHKFKQDTIVSGDNLTGQVYIEKRSLRIDNLPPDYFSIASGLGSTPPSCLMIVPIKQNDNVVGVIEIASLQVLTEKQQGFVERIAEILAGFIINAQNNEKMRRMLIESQMLAENLRAQEEEMRQNLEELQATQEEMARREKSRLNI